ACCATTATTCTGGTTGATGATAATCGGTGATGAGGATTCACCTCCACCATAACCCCATACATCTCCAATTATTTTAACTTCTCCATTCTTGGTGTAGATTTTAGCGTTCTTAATAAAATCACCTCCCGGTGTGCTATAAATCATTTTTTCGATTTCAATTTCCATTGGCGACATATTATCATGCGCCTTACGAATTGCACGTGGTAGTTCTTTTGTCTTCCTACTATCCACATAACGTGCCTTTTCTATATACTTTGTATTTCCATCAAAATTTCGAGTGCTCATCACAGTCAATGCACCTATTTGCTTCCAACTTGCACAAGAGCTTAAAGAAATACAAACCATAATAAAACAAAACTTTTTCATATTAATTTTAATTTAAAACGCAAGTTTAATGAATTTAAGTAATATTTTAGTGAAATAATTTTCTTATACCTAATCAATTTTTGCGAGAATTGAGGACTATTTATTTGGATAACGCTGCAGGTGAATAGCCTTCACCTTGTTGAGTAAAATTTTACGTAACTCGGCAATGTTTTCCTTCTCTGTAGCAGATATAAAAATTGTAGCTACTTTGCCTTTGTTCATCCATGTTTTTCTCAAATCTTCTAACGAAATATTTTCGTGTGTCATTGGAGTCAGGTCATCTGTTTCCTTTTCAACATAAGAAAACGCATCTATTTTATTAAACACCTGTATGACCGGTTTGTCTGCTGAGCCAAGTTCTTGCAGCATGTGGTTGACAACATCAATATGTGCTTCAAAATTAGGATGCGAAACATCTATAACATGAATTAGAATATCGGCTTCGCGCACCTCGTCAAGTGTTGACTTAAACGATTCTACCAGATGATGTGGCAACTTGCGGATAAATCCAACCGTATCACTCAATAAAAAGGGAATATTGTCAAACACTACTTTCCTTACTGTAGTATCTAATGTTGCAAAGAGTTTGTTTTCGGCAAAAACATCTGATTTACTAAGCAGATTCATGATTGTGGACTTGCCTACATTGGTATAACCCACCAATGCCACACGAACCATATTGCCTCTTGCTTTACGCTGATTAAAGCCTTGCTTCTCTATTTCTTTCAAACGCTCCCGGAGCTTGCTCAGTCGGTCGCGAACAATACGCCTGTCTGTTTCAATTTCTTTTTCACCGGGACCACGGTTGCCGATTCCTCCCTGCTGTTTCTCGAGGTGTGTCCACATGCGTGTGAGGCGTGGCATCAGATACTGATATTGTGCCAACTCTACCTGCACTTGTGCCTGTGCTGTGCGCGCCCTTCGTGCAAAAATATCGAGAATGAGTTGTGTCCTGTCTAAAACTTTTATCTGCAATACTTTTTCAATGTTGCGTTGCTGCGAAGGCGATAACTCATCATCGAAAACTGCAAGATTTATTTCATTAGCTTTAATATACTCATTGATTTCTGCCAGTTTACCTGAACCCACAAAGGTCCGTGGTTCGGTATGGTCTAATTTCTGAGTAAAAGACTTTAATGTTTGCGCTCCGGCAGTTTCTGCAAGAAAAGCCAGTTCATCGAGATATTCCATCTCCTGTTCTACAGGCTGATCTTTCAAAATTACACCTACTAAAACAGCGCGCTCCTTAACATCTGTAAGAGGTTTGAAAACGGTTTTTTCTTTCATCAATAAATTAAACTGAAATAAATTATTTCAGTGTCTGAACATATTCTGCAACGGCAGTAATTTGCTCTTGTGTCAATTGATCTTTATAGGCAGCCATTGTTTTCTTTCCATTGGTAATGATATCAATCTTTTGCGGGGCAGACAATGCAGATTGTGTAAGATCTTTGGCTCCACTCAACCCCAATTTTCCATCTGCACCATGACAAGACTGGCATTTGCTTTCAAAAATAACTTTACCTGCAGCAACACCTTCCAATCCTGCAGTATTTACTGATGTATCTGCTTTCTTCATGGATATGGATTTTGTTTCCGAAATACCATAAGCATAAATTAATGCCATGAGTGAAATTAATGCCAATGAACTGTTTTTCTTTTTAAATGCAATAATTGCAAGCGGAATGGTACAAGCAATAACGAACAATTTAACCCACAGCCATGTGCCCTTGTTGCCGGTATTTACAGCAAGATAAACTCCTGTCAATAAAAACAAGGTACTGATAATCATTTCTGCAACCTTTGTTTTCTTAACAAAGTTGTCTAATGCTGCATGCTTGTTTAACACTAACAAGGTTGCTTTAATGAGGTATAAAACAATAAACAGTGAAACAACAAGTGTGTGTGTGTGTAAAATTCCTGTGTACATATTGATAAAAGATTTTTGCGGAGAGAGAGGGATTCGAACCCTCGTTACGCTTTTGACGTAAACACACTTTCCAGGCGTGCTCCTTCAACCACTCGGACACCTCTCCTTAATGAGCCTGCAAAGCTAACAAATTAACATGATGACTAAAGAAAAAGCCTGCCGAAAAAAATACGACAGGCTGAGAACCTAAAACCAAACCTATCTTTTGACCGTTGTCAACAGATTGATTAAAACCGCATCAAAAGTAGGTTGACAAATTGAACAACTGCGCCAATGCGTAGTTTGTTATCAACACTTTTATTCACGACTTAGTTCTCCAGCCATATCAAGTTGCATATTCACTTTTATCTCTTGAAAATCCATTTCACTTCCCAATAAAAACATCAGCTTGGTAATGGCAGCTTCCGTTGTCATGTCATAGCCACTAACAACGCCAGCACGTTTTAATGCAAGTCCATTTTCGTATTTTTCCATCTGCACCACACCTCCGCTACACTGCGAAACATTTACAACTATCATTTGATTTTTTACTGCATCCATTAATTGTTTAAGTATCTTTTCATTCTTTGGCGCATTGCCAGAGCCATAGGTTTCAATGATCAAACCTTTTAATACTCCGGAATTTAAAATTGCTGACAAAACCTTTTCGTTTACTCCCGGAAACAATTTAAAAATCATGACAGCATTATTGAAGTGTGTTTTTACTTTTAATGCATTGTTGTTAACCTCTCGAATAGCATCATGGTTGTAATTAATTTCAGTGCCTGCCTCTGCCAATGGAGGATAGTTGATGGATTGAAAGGCATCGAATTTTGAAGAAGTAAATTTTTCAGCTCTGTTGCCTCTGAACAGCTGATTGTTAAAACAAATACAAACTTCAGGAACAATAACATTACCACAGGCAATTTCAGCAGCAGTGATGAGGTTGGATTTTGCATCTGTTCTGATTTCACCAATAGGCAATTGCGATCCGGTGAGGATTACAGGTTTGTT
This portion of the Bacteroidia bacterium genome encodes:
- a CDS encoding SirB2 family protein is translated as MYTGILHTHTLVVSLFIVLYLIKATLLVLNKHAALDNFVKKTKVAEMIISTLFLLTGVYLAVNTGNKGTWLWVKLFVIACTIPLAIIAFKKKNSSLALISLMALIYAYGISETKSISMKKADTSVNTAGLEGVAAGKVIFESKCQSCHGADGKLGLSGAKDLTQSALSAPQKIDIITNGKKTMAAYKDQLTQEQITAVAEYVQTLK
- the hflX gene encoding GTPase HflX, with the translated sequence MKEKTVFKPLTDVKERAVLVGVILKDQPVEQEMEYLDELAFLAETAGAQTLKSFTQKLDHTEPRTFVGSGKLAEINEYIKANEINLAVFDDELSPSQQRNIEKVLQIKVLDRTQLILDIFARRARTAQAQVQVELAQYQYLMPRLTRMWTHLEKQQGGIGNRGPGEKEIETDRRIVRDRLSKLRERLKEIEKQGFNQRKARGNMVRVALVGYTNVGKSTIMNLLSKSDVFAENKLFATLDTTVRKVVFDNIPFLLSDTVGFIRKLPHHLVESFKSTLDEVREADILIHVIDVSHPNFEAHIDVVNHMLQELGSADKPVIQVFNKIDAFSYVEKETDDLTPMTHENISLEDLRKTWMNKGKVATIFISATEKENIAELRKILLNKVKAIHLQRYPNK
- a CDS encoding asparaginase, with product MKTDKKNLLIIYTGGTIGMIHDEETGSLKPFNFGKLNTVVPELKKLPCKIDFHSFEPLIDSSDMQPERWIQIAEVIEENYGKYDGFIVLHGTDTMAYTASALSYMFQNLNKPVILTGSQLPIGEIRTDAKSNLITAAEIACGNVIVPEVCICFNNQLFRGNRAEKFTSSKFDAFQSINYPPLAEAGTEINYNHDAIREVNNNALKVKTHFNNAVMIFKLFPGVNEKVLSAILNSGVLKGLIIETYGSGNAPKNEKILKQLMDAVKNQMIVVNVSQCSGGVVQMEKYENGLALKRAGVVSGYDMTTEAAITKLMFLLGSEMDFQEIKVNMQLDMAGELSRE